In Anaerolineales bacterium, one DNA window encodes the following:
- a CDS encoding GNAT family N-acetyltransferase, giving the protein MSSQASIREFCFEHDYGPVLKLWESIEAGLKVGRSDTAEEIHKKLQRDPDLFLVAEVKNKKIVGSVIGAFDGRRGMIYHLAVQKEFRAQGIGAMLLREVEKRLQAKGCLKCLLHVLADNTEAVQFYGNLGWREQKEDIVFGKEFQ; this is encoded by the coding sequence ATGTCATCCCAGGCCAGCATACGTGAGTTTTGCTTTGAACATGATTACGGCCCTGTTCTGAAATTGTGGGAAAGCATTGAAGCCGGGCTGAAGGTCGGGCGTTCCGACACAGCGGAAGAGATCCATAAAAAACTTCAACGCGACCCTGACCTGTTTTTGGTTGCCGAGGTGAAGAACAAAAAGATCGTGGGTTCGGTGATCGGCGCATTTGACGGGCGGCGTGGCATGATCTATCACCTGGCGGTTCAGAAGGAATTTCGCGCGCAGGGAATTGGGGCAATGCTTCTTAGAGAAGTGGAGAAGCGCCTGCAAGCCAAGGGCTGCCTCAAATGTTTGCTGCATGTCCTTGCCGATAATACAGAAGCCGTCCAATTTTATGGGAACCTCGGATGGCGCGAACAGAAGGAAGACATCGTTTTTGGGAAAGAGTTCCAATGA
- a CDS encoding c-type cytochrome domain-containing protein yields MKNQTLPVITMLIAIAVSACGAWAASPTETLPPAPLPATQADALPQPIQPPASTDTPAPPEEMPALNVSFANDVMPIFEAKCIKCHGVETKKEGLDMRTHDDILKGSRKGAVLVPGNANDSLFIQLIIDGEMPNRGTKVTPEELQLIMDWVNQGALNN; encoded by the coding sequence ATGAAAAATCAGACGTTGCCCGTAATAACAATGCTCATTGCCATCGCAGTCTCTGCATGTGGTGCATGGGCAGCCTCCCCAACGGAAACGCTTCCTCCTGCGCCCTTACCTGCCACCCAGGCTGATGCATTGCCTCAGCCCATCCAGCCCCCGGCCTCCACAGACACCCCCGCCCCTCCTGAAGAGATGCCCGCCCTGAATGTCAGTTTTGCAAATGACGTGATGCCCATTTTCGAAGCGAAGTGCATAAAATGTCACGGCGTCGAGACAAAAAAAGAAGGCCTGGATATGCGGACGCATGACGACATCCTGAAAGGCTCGCGAAAAGGCGCCGTACTCGTCCCCGGTAACGCCAATGACAGCCTATTCATACAACTGATCATCGATGGCGAAATGCCCAACCGTGGAACAAAGGTCACCCCTGAGGAACTTCAACTCATCATGGATTGGGTCAATCAGGGTGCATTGAATAATTAA
- a CDS encoding aminotransferase class III-fold pyridoxal phosphate-dependent enzyme, translated as MTTQLYQDNFSHMTPAWSRIFNFVADRAEGAYIYTDDGKKLLDFTSGIGVTNTGHCHPKVVEAIREQAGLFLHAQANIVIHKPMLQLIEELRKIVPPSIDSFFFANSGAEAVENAVKIAKAATGRPNVIVFNGSFHGRTHATMALTTSKTIYRTGFTPLPSGIYVTPFPYAFHLKMTEEQASQYALEQLEYLLASQTAPKDTAAILIESVLGEGGYIVPPASFMKGLREICDKHGIMLIFDEVQSGFGRTGKWFALEHFGVVPDIITAAKGIASGMPLSGVFTRTDIMKKLDVGSIGGTYGGNAIACAAGSATICAMRDEKMLENAAEKGIQLMTGLRKLQEEYPQIGDVRGKGLMVGTEFVMEGSQAKAKPLVKDVIHKAEEKGMLLLSCGTYDNILRWIPPLNVTSDQINDGLKIFSETLKESV; from the coding sequence ATGACCACCCAACTCTATCAAGATAACTTTTCCCACATGACTCCCGCGTGGAGCCGTATTTTCAATTTCGTGGCCGATCGTGCGGAAGGGGCATACATCTACACGGATGATGGCAAAAAACTGCTCGATTTCACCAGCGGCATCGGAGTCACCAACACAGGTCACTGCCACCCGAAGGTCGTGGAGGCGATCCGCGAGCAGGCGGGCTTGTTCCTGCATGCGCAGGCGAACATCGTCATCCACAAGCCGATGCTGCAACTCATTGAAGAATTGCGAAAGATCGTGCCTCCATCAATTGATAGTTTCTTCTTCGCCAACTCTGGTGCGGAGGCGGTGGAGAACGCGGTCAAGATCGCCAAAGCCGCCACAGGCAGACCGAATGTGATCGTCTTCAACGGCTCCTTCCACGGGCGGACTCACGCCACGATGGCGTTGACCACGTCCAAGACGATCTATCGCACAGGTTTTACGCCTCTTCCTTCGGGGATATATGTCACGCCGTTCCCGTATGCATTCCACCTGAAGATGACGGAAGAGCAAGCCAGCCAGTATGCGCTGGAACAGCTGGAATACCTCCTTGCGTCACAGACCGCTCCGAAGGACACCGCCGCGATCCTGATCGAATCTGTACTGGGTGAGGGCGGGTACATCGTGCCGCCTGCATCTTTCATGAAAGGCTTGCGTGAGATTTGCGACAAGCACGGTATCATGCTCATCTTCGACGAAGTGCAATCGGGTTTTGGACGCACGGGCAAATGGTTTGCACTCGAGCATTTCGGCGTTGTTCCTGACATCATCACTGCCGCAAAAGGCATCGCCTCGGGCATGCCGCTCTCCGGCGTGTTCACCCGTACAGACATCATGAAGAAACTCGATGTCGGCTCCATTGGTGGGACGTACGGTGGTAACGCCATTGCCTGTGCGGCGGGAAGCGCTACCATATGTGCGATGCGCGATGAGAAGATGTTGGAAAATGCCGCAGAGAAAGGCATCCAATTGATGACGGGACTCCGCAAATTGCAGGAGGAATATCCGCAGATTGGTGATGTGCGCGGCAAGGGCTTGATGGTCGGCACCGAATTTGTTATGGAAGGTAGTCAGGCAAAAGCCAAGCCATTGGTCAAGGACGTTATCCATAAAGCTGAAGAGAAAGGCATGCTCCTGCTCTCCTGCGGGACGTACGATAACATCCTGCGCTGGATTCCCCCGTTGAACGTGACATCAGATCAAATCAATGACGGGTTGAAAATATTCAGCGAGACGCTAAAGGAAAGTGTTTAG
- the lon gene encoding endopeptidase La, with protein sequence MPAQRWHSGIHEFFQTVGETDDELMNTFMSSVFSQFQRKDDASSSPRDVDKDGEQKFPDVLPILPLRGVVVYPNTAVPLTVGQARSIKLVDDVVSGDKLVGLVAALNPEQETPGPKELYQVGTIATVHRLLRAPDGTVRLLVQGMQRFRLGEFVAEEPYLKAHIHLVPESDETNIETDALARNARDQFQQITQMIPSFPDELVGSITSLEDPLQTAYTIANFQRIELKDAQEILELDSVYDKLKKLIGLLVREAEVLQIGQKIQNEARGEIEKVQREYFLREQMKAIQRELGEKDGESEEAEEFRKKIEDAKMPEEALKQAKRELERLSRLPSASAEYGVIRTYLDWLVTLPWSKSTEDNLDIAHAREILNKDHYGLEDVKDRILEFLAIRKLRIDRKDDKKEESTDAIRREREGVILCFVGPPGVGKTSLGQSIARAMERKFIRASLGGVRDEAEIRGHRRTYIGAMPGRILQSLRRVDSKNPVFMLDEVDKLTNDFHGDPGSALLEVLDPEQNGEFRDNYLEVSYDLSQVFFITTANTLETIPRALRDRMEIIYLSGYTENEKLAIARGYLIPRQLRENSLREGEVAFTDDALKMIIRQYTREAGVRNLERKIGAVCRKVGTRIAEGSAEKFSITPKLVDEFLDHPTFFGPEELNKRTSIPGVVPGLAWTSFGGDVLFVESTAMPGGRGFQVTGSVGNIMQESARAALSYVRSRAVSLSIPHEFFDKHDVHMHIPSGAQPKDGPSAGVTMATSLVSLISGRKVRPQVGMTGEITLRGQVLAIGGVKEKVLAAHRNGLTTVILPKYNEQDIDDVPDEIRNTMKFIFAESVDDVINAALEKTKPGKKPVKTPAKKKTKTTKARKNVKRKNTARGR encoded by the coding sequence ATGCCCGCACAGCGATGGCACTCCGGTATCCACGAATTCTTTCAGACAGTTGGTGAAACAGACGACGAATTAATGAACACGTTCATGTCGTCGGTTTTTTCGCAGTTCCAAAGGAAGGACGACGCTTCCTCCAGCCCGCGGGATGTGGACAAAGATGGGGAGCAGAAATTCCCCGATGTGCTCCCCATCCTGCCGTTGCGCGGAGTCGTTGTCTATCCCAACACCGCAGTCCCGCTCACGGTTGGACAGGCGCGTTCCATCAAACTGGTGGACGATGTAGTCAGCGGCGATAAACTCGTGGGACTTGTCGCCGCGCTCAACCCGGAGCAGGAGACGCCCGGTCCAAAAGAGCTTTACCAGGTCGGCACGATCGCAACCGTGCATCGTCTGCTCCGTGCCCCGGACGGCACCGTCCGTTTGCTGGTGCAGGGCATGCAGCGTTTTCGCCTTGGTGAGTTCGTTGCGGAAGAACCCTATCTAAAGGCCCACATCCACCTTGTGCCGGAAAGCGATGAGACAAATATTGAGACGGATGCGCTGGCCCGCAATGCGCGTGACCAGTTCCAGCAGATCACGCAAATGATCCCGTCCTTTCCAGACGAGTTGGTGGGTTCGATCACCTCGCTTGAGGACCCGCTTCAAACTGCATATACGATTGCCAACTTCCAGCGCATTGAACTGAAGGATGCGCAGGAAATCCTTGAATTGGATTCCGTGTACGACAAGTTGAAAAAATTGATCGGCTTGTTGGTGCGTGAAGCCGAGGTCTTGCAGATCGGGCAGAAGATCCAGAATGAGGCGCGCGGCGAGATTGAGAAAGTCCAGCGTGAATATTTCCTGCGCGAACAGATGAAAGCCATCCAGCGCGAGCTGGGCGAGAAGGACGGGGAATCCGAGGAGGCGGAGGAATTCCGCAAAAAGATCGAAGATGCGAAAATGCCCGAAGAAGCATTGAAGCAGGCAAAACGCGAGTTGGAGCGTCTCTCCCGCCTCCCGTCCGCCTCGGCAGAGTATGGTGTCATCCGCACCTACCTGGACTGGCTGGTCACGCTCCCGTGGTCAAAATCCACAGAGGATAATCTGGATATTGCCCATGCGCGCGAGATCCTGAATAAGGATCATTATGGACTTGAAGATGTAAAAGACCGCATCCTTGAGTTTCTTGCGATTCGAAAATTACGTATTGACCGCAAGGATGATAAAAAAGAGGAATCGACGGATGCAATCCGCCGTGAGCGTGAAGGTGTAATTCTTTGTTTTGTGGGTCCGCCCGGTGTGGGGAAGACCTCTCTTGGCCAGTCCATTGCCCGCGCGATGGAGCGGAAATTCATCCGTGCCTCGCTTGGCGGCGTGCGCGACGAAGCCGAGATCCGTGGTCATCGCCGCACCTACATCGGTGCCATGCCGGGACGAATTCTGCAATCCCTGCGGCGTGTCGATTCGAAAAACCCGGTCTTCATGCTTGATGAAGTGGATAAACTGACCAACGATTTTCATGGCGACCCTGGCTCCGCGCTGCTCGAAGTACTGGACCCCGAACAGAACGGAGAATTCCGCGATAATTACCTTGAAGTCTCCTATGACCTTTCACAAGTGTTCTTTATCACAACAGCCAACACACTTGAGACCATCCCGCGCGCATTGCGTGACCGCATGGAGATCATCTATCTTTCGGGTTATACTGAAAACGAGAAGCTGGCCATCGCGCGTGGTTATCTCATCCCGCGCCAGCTGCGGGAGAACAGCCTGCGTGAGGGCGAAGTCGCTTTTACCGATGACGCTTTAAAAATGATCATCCGCCAATATACACGGGAGGCGGGTGTGCGCAATCTGGAGCGAAAGATCGGTGCGGTGTGCCGCAAGGTTGGCACAAGGATCGCCGAAGGAAGCGCGGAGAAATTTTCGATTACGCCCAAACTGGTGGATGAATTTCTCGACCACCCCACTTTTTTTGGACCCGAGGAACTGAACAAACGCACGTCCATTCCCGGCGTTGTGCCGGGCCTCGCGTGGACATCCTTTGGCGGAGACGTGCTGTTTGTTGAATCCACCGCCATGCCCGGCGGACGCGGTTTTCAAGTCACCGGCTCGGTTGGCAACATCATGCAGGAATCCGCTCGCGCGGCGTTATCGTATGTCCGTTCACGGGCGGTGTCCTTGAGTATTCCGCACGAATTTTTTGATAAACATGATGTACATATGCACATCCCCTCCGGTGCACAACCCAAAGATGGACCCTCCGCCGGGGTAACGATGGCGACCTCCCTCGTGTCGCTGATCTCAGGGCGCAAGGTCCGGCCCCAGGTCGGCATGACCGGCGAGATCACATTGCGGGGTCAGGTGCTTGCCATTGGTGGCGTCAAAGAAAAGGTGCTGGCAGCGCATCGCAACGGTCTCACAACGGTGATCCTGCCCAAATACAACGAACAGGATATCGACGATGTCCCGGATGAGATCAGGAATACCATGAAATTCATTTTTGCCGAATCCGTGGACGACGTGATCAATGCCGCGCTCGAAAAAACAAAGCCTGGAAAGAAACCGGTGAAGACACCCGCAAAGAAAAAAACCAAAACAACAAAGGCAAGGAAGAATGTCAAAAGAAAAAATACTGCTCGCGGAAGATGA
- a CDS encoding MogA/MoaB family molybdenum cofactor biosynthesis protein — MTIRFGILTISDRSSKGERDDASGPALAQLIRAQNWSVARQHILPDEESDICSVLIEWADSGEVDVILTTGSTGFAPRDVAPEATSRVIQRTAPGLAEVMRAESLKKTPHAMLSRAVAGIRGRTLIINLPGSPKGAVENLQIVIPVLPHAVQLLNDDPASEDSH, encoded by the coding sequence ATGACGATACGATTCGGGATATTGACCATCTCCGACCGATCCTCCAAAGGTGAACGGGATGACGCCTCGGGACCCGCGCTCGCGCAGCTGATCCGCGCCCAAAACTGGTCCGTCGCCAGACAACACATACTTCCTGACGAAGAATCTGACATCTGCTCTGTCCTGATCGAATGGGCGGACAGCGGCGAGGTTGACGTAATTCTCACGACTGGCAGCACAGGCTTCGCCCCGCGGGACGTGGCGCCTGAGGCCACGTCCCGCGTCATCCAGCGGACTGCGCCCGGACTTGCGGAGGTTATGCGTGCGGAAAGCCTCAAGAAGACCCCGCATGCCATGCTTTCGCGCGCCGTGGCCGGTATCCGCGGACGGACTCTCATCATCAACCTGCCAGGCAGCCCCAAAGGCGCAGTGGAAAATTTACAAATCGTAATTCCGGTTTTGCCTCACGCCGTCCAATTGCTCAATGACGATCCAGCCTCCGAGGATTCGCATTAA
- a CDS encoding Hsp20/alpha crystallin family protein, producing MPTVIRKSRETLIEFRRDLLRTLNWQVGSNIWSPPTDEYETEAEYIIRMEIAGMREEDFEVSLENDTLLIMGVRPDSSERRSYHQMEIRFGKFATAVGLPGPVNMDEARAEYKDGFLTITLPKAKPNQIKVE from the coding sequence ATGCCCACTGTTATTCGCAAATCGAGAGAAACACTCATCGAATTCAGGCGTGACCTCCTTCGTACATTGAACTGGCAGGTGGGATCCAATATCTGGAGCCCGCCGACGGACGAATACGAAACAGAGGCTGAGTATATTATCCGCATGGAAATAGCGGGGATGCGTGAAGAGGATTTTGAGGTCTCGCTTGAAAATGACACGCTCTTAATTATGGGTGTGCGCCCCGATTCTTCCGAACGGCGTTCCTATCATCAAATGGAAATAAGATTTGGAAAATTTGCAACCGCCGTTGGTCTGCCGGGTCCTGTCAACATGGACGAGGCGCGCGCGGAATATAAAGACGGCTTCCTGACCATTACCCTTCCGAAAGCAAAACCAAATCAGATCAAGGTTGAGTAG
- the efp gene encoding elongation factor P encodes MIDVNELRKGVTFELDGNLYKVVDYSHNKTGRGNATIRVKARNLLTGANIERTFNSGLSVQDVNLDFANVSYLYNDGDMYYFMDNQTFEQPAIKKESLGESAQYLSEGMEVKLTFYKGEAIDVELPTSVDLKVVEAEMAIRGDTATGVTKKVTTETGVVVQCPNFVNVGDTIRVDTRTGDYITRV; translated from the coding sequence ATGATAGATGTAAACGAGCTACGCAAAGGTGTTACATTTGAATTGGATGGCAACCTCTATAAAGTAGTGGATTACAGCCACAATAAAACGGGACGCGGCAACGCCACCATCCGTGTGAAAGCCCGTAATTTATTGACCGGTGCGAACATCGAACGCACCTTCAACTCGGGACTGTCCGTGCAGGATGTCAACCTTGATTTCGCCAATGTTTCGTATCTTTATAATGACGGTGACATGTACTATTTCATGGACAACCAGACCTTTGAACAACCCGCCATTAAAAAGGAATCCCTTGGTGAAAGTGCCCAATACCTTAGTGAAGGCATGGAAGTAAAACTGACCTTCTACAAGGGCGAGGCCATTGACGTCGAATTGCCGACCTCCGTTGACCTCAAGGTTGTCGAAGCCGAAATGGCGATCCGCGGCGATACCGCCACGGGCGTCACCAAGAAAGTCACCACCGAGACAGGTGTTGTGGTTCAGTGTCCCAATTTTGTCAATGTGGGCGATACCATCCGCGTAGATACGCGCACGGGTGACTATATTACCCGCGTATAA
- a CDS encoding aldehyde ferredoxin oxidoreductase C-terminal domain-containing protein produces the protein MTEHKTQIWRINTRTQELKCEPIPETWQRLGGRGLIARIMVDEVDAKCDPLGAGNKLIFTPGLLVGHILSSTDRISVGGKSPLTGGIKEANAGGRTGYHMAFMGIHALIIEDMPKNDGYWVLHLSLKDGGKWERADDLVGLGVYETAPKLLEKYGDKVAIALIGPGGEMRMKSAGIQNIDKDKIPARIAARGGLGAVMGSKGLKAIVFDHAGGHKPAIANPEAFKAAQKDYTKAVMEHPQSITYRDYGTAAMAQMTQRFAAIPAHNFSRGTFDNMEAISGEQLREFTLTRGKPSDASHACMAGCTIKCSNVFGGKDGKIIVSPLEYETIGLMGSNLDIDSLDSIGRLNWHVNDLGLDSIEVGAALGVAAEAGLMRWGSEEDALKLIDEIRNGTELGRTLGDGAAATGKKYNIERVPVVKNQAMSAYEPRSIKGTGLTYATTPQGADHTCGLTIRAQIDHLDPNAQKDVSLNAQLNMAGYDTIGACIFAGFGYAATPDGVVKRLLKARYGWDDVPDTILQALGKETIKLEREFNKRAGFTAKDDRLPEWMTREAIPENGSVFDVSNDVIDHMFDGIE, from the coding sequence ATGACCGAACATAAAACCCAGATCTGGCGCATCAACACCCGCACGCAGGAACTAAAATGCGAACCTATCCCTGAAACTTGGCAGCGCCTCGGTGGGCGTGGACTGATAGCCCGCATCATGGTCGATGAAGTGGATGCGAAATGTGATCCGCTTGGTGCGGGCAATAAGCTTATCTTCACACCCGGATTGCTGGTGGGACATATCCTCTCGTCCACAGACCGCATCTCGGTAGGCGGCAAGTCCCCGCTGACGGGCGGCATCAAGGAAGCCAATGCAGGCGGACGCACGGGCTATCACATGGCGTTCATGGGTATCCACGCGCTCATCATCGAAGACATGCCCAAGAACGATGGCTATTGGGTTCTGCACTTGTCTCTGAAAGACGGCGGAAAATGGGAACGTGCCGATGATCTCGTTGGCTTGGGCGTGTACGAGACCGCGCCAAAACTGCTCGAAAAATATGGCGATAAAGTTGCCATTGCGCTGATTGGACCCGGCGGCGAGATGCGCATGAAATCCGCGGGGATTCAAAACATCGACAAGGATAAAATCCCAGCCCGCATCGCCGCGCGCGGCGGACTGGGTGCAGTCATGGGCTCAAAGGGGCTTAAAGCCATTGTCTTTGACCATGCCGGGGGGCATAAACCAGCCATCGCGAATCCTGAGGCGTTCAAAGCCGCGCAGAAGGATTACACCAAGGCGGTCATGGAACACCCGCAGTCCATTACCTATCGTGATTACGGTACGGCCGCCATGGCGCAGATGACCCAGCGTTTTGCGGCGATTCCCGCGCATAATTTCTCGCGTGGAACATTTGACAATATGGAGGCGATTAGCGGCGAGCAATTGCGCGAGTTCACGCTCACGCGCGGAAAACCGTCGGATGCGTCGCATGCCTGCATGGCGGGATGTACGATTAAATGCTCAAATGTCTTCGGAGGAAAGGATGGAAAGATCATCGTCTCACCGCTCGAATATGAAACCATCGGTTTGATGGGCTCGAACCTTGATATTGACTCGCTCGATTCAATCGGACGTTTGAACTGGCATGTCAACGATCTGGGCTTGGACTCCATTGAAGTTGGCGCGGCGCTTGGTGTTGCCGCCGAGGCGGGATTAATGAGGTGGGGAAGCGAGGAAGACGCCCTGAAATTGATCGATGAAATTCGTAACGGCACGGAGTTGGGACGCACGCTTGGCGATGGTGCGGCGGCAACTGGAAAAAAATATAATATCGAACGCGTGCCTGTGGTTAAAAATCAAGCCATGTCTGCGTACGAGCCGCGCTCGATCAAAGGTACGGGTTTGACCTATGCCACCACACCGCAGGGTGCAGATCATACCTGCGGGTTGACCATCCGCGCGCAGATCGATCATCTTGATCCAAATGCTCAAAAGGATGTCTCGCTCAACGCCCAATTGAACATGGCTGGCTACGATACGATAGGTGCGTGCATCTTTGCAGGTTTCGGTTATGCCGCCACGCCTGATGGTGTTGTCAAACGCCTGCTCAAGGCGCGTTACGGCTGGGACGATGTTCCCGATACTATTTTGCAGGCCTTGGGCAAGGAGACCATTAAACTGGAGCGTGAATTCAACAAACGCGCAGGCTTCACTGCAAAGGATGATCGCCTGCCCGAATGGATGACTCGCGAAGCCATTCCTGAAAACGGCTCGGTCTTCGATGTCAGTAATGATGTGATCGATCATATGTTTGATGGCATCGAATAA
- a CDS encoding response regulator yields the protein MSKEKILLAEDDATMVSLLKTLLKMEGFEVVALHADADVPAAVRNEKPDVLLLDVHLSSQSGLDILDNLRSSDDLTNVRVVMSSGASMKEECMRHGADGFLLKPYMPDDLITMLKRTIRSA from the coding sequence ATGTCAAAAGAAAAAATACTGCTCGCGGAAGATGACGCAACCATGGTGTCATTATTAAAAACCCTGCTGAAAATGGAGGGCTTTGAAGTGGTGGCATTACACGCGGACGCGGATGTGCCGGCGGCTGTGCGGAATGAAAAACCCGACGTGCTGTTGCTGGACGTGCATCTTTCAAGCCAGAGTGGTTTGGATATTCTGGATAACCTGCGCAGTTCGGATGACCTGACCAACGTGCGCGTGGTGATGTCCTCCGGTGCAAGCATGAAGGAAGAATGTATGCGTCACGGCGCAGATGGGTTTTTGTTGAAACCGTATATGCCCGATGATCTCATCACCATGTTAAAAAGGACCATTCGATCTGCGTGA
- a CDS encoding aspartate aminotransferase family protein produces the protein MSPTLDRTKLTQLLKAEEELFHESHPKSYELHQRARKSLHGGVPMLWMMRWAGLFPMFVKEAKGAHFTDVDGNDYIDFCLGDTGAMTGHSPDVTVKAITEQIQKGITLMLPYEDVIWVGEELQRRFKLPYWQFALTATDANRFALRMARMITGRPKVLVFNYCYHGSVDETFVTLDEEGTPISRPNNMGPQIDPRETTKIIEFNDIGALEIALSSRDVAAVLAEPAMTNIGIIHPDPGYHEALRKITRKFGTYLIIDETHTICTGPGGYTASFGLEPDFFTLGKPLAGGVPAAIYGFTEEVSQAFTAKLAVDDADVGGIGGTLAGNALSIAAMKATLQNVLTDEFYARATKLQEQFTAGVEGVIAEFSLPWIVKRLGNRSEYWFRPTPPKNGGEAHAAVDPELDRYMHLYALNRGILMTPFHNMALISPETTQADVDYHTKVFREAVQSLFWIML, from the coding sequence ATGTCCCCAACACTAGACCGTACTAAACTTACACAGCTCCTCAAAGCCGAAGAAGAACTCTTCCATGAAAGTCATCCCAAATCCTACGAACTCCATCAGCGTGCACGCAAATCGCTGCATGGTGGTGTGCCGATGCTGTGGATGATGCGCTGGGCGGGATTATTTCCTATGTTTGTCAAAGAGGCGAAAGGCGCGCACTTCACTGATGTGGACGGCAACGACTACATCGATTTTTGCCTCGGCGACACGGGCGCGATGACCGGTCACAGCCCCGATGTCACGGTGAAAGCCATCACCGAGCAAATTCAAAAAGGCATCACGCTCATGCTTCCATATGAAGATGTCATCTGGGTGGGTGAAGAACTTCAACGCCGCTTCAAACTTCCATATTGGCAGTTCGCCCTCACCGCCACCGATGCAAATCGTTTTGCACTGCGCATGGCGCGCATGATCACAGGCCGCCCGAAAGTTCTCGTCTTCAACTATTGCTATCACGGCTCGGTGGACGAAACCTTCGTCACGCTTGACGAAGAAGGCACACCCATCTCGCGTCCCAACAACATGGGTCCGCAGATAGATCCTCGTGAAACGACCAAAATCATCGAGTTCAATGACATCGGTGCGCTCGAAATTGCGCTTTCCTCCCGTGATGTTGCCGCCGTCCTCGCCGAACCTGCCATGACCAACATCGGCATCATCCACCCCGACCCTGGTTATCACGAAGCCCTGCGCAAGATCACCCGCAAATTCGGGACCTATCTCATTATCGATGAGACTCACACCATCTGCACAGGACCCGGCGGATACACCGCCTCCTTCGGACTTGAGCCTGATTTTTTCACCCTCGGCAAACCCCTCGCTGGAGGCGTTCCCGCCGCGATCTATGGCTTCACCGAAGAAGTCTCTCAAGCCTTCACTGCCAAACTCGCCGTGGATGATGCGGATGTGGGCGGCATCGGCGGGACGCTGGCAGGCAACGCCCTGTCCATTGCGGCGATGAAAGCCACGCTCCAAAACGTGCTGACCGATGAGTTCTATGCCAGGGCGACGAAGTTGCAGGAACAATTCACAGCGGGAGTCGAAGGCGTCATAGCAGAATTCAGCCTCCCCTGGATCGTGAAGCGTCTGGGCAATCGCTCCGAGTATTGGTTCCGTCCCACTCCTCCCAAAAATGGCGGAGAAGCCCATGCCGCCGTCGATCCCGAACTGGACCGCTACATGCATCTTTACGCGCTCAACCGCGGCATCCTGATGACGCCCTTCCACAACATGGCGCTCATCTCGCCCGAAACCACGCAAGCAGATGTGGATTACCACACGAAGGTCTTTCGAGAAGCAGTACAATCTTTATTTTGGATAATGTTGTAG